The Apium graveolens cultivar Ventura chromosome 6, ASM990537v1, whole genome shotgun sequence genome contains a region encoding:
- the LOC141666015 gene encoding uncharacterized protein LOC141666015, with protein sequence MSDIMKSPPLFAAAGDSSSTLFGKGSFPKVIPESDPLLGTGDFITDEGGSKGTDAKRAKRAKKGSESIGETLGWLPVGWTIISKIRANGATAGTVDKYYVEPITNKRFRSKIAVKKYLEIGSMKKTNSASKVMSAKRGTKKKVMGLDLNLPLA encoded by the exons ATGTCCGATATCATGAAATCGCCGCCCCTATTCGCCGCTGCTGGAGATTCTTCTTCTACTCTGTTTGGAAAAGGATCTTTCCCAAAAGTTATACCTGAGTCCGATCCACTTCTGGGAACCGGTGATTTCATTACTGATGAAGGTGGATCTAAGGGCACGGATGCCAAGCGGGCAAAGCGGGCTAAGAAAGGAAGTGAAAGTATAGGAGAAACTCTTGGTTGGTTGCCCGTGGGCTGGACAATTATTTCCAAGATCCGGGCTAATGGAGCTACTGCCGGAACTGTTGATAAG TACTATGTCGAGCCTATAACCAATAAAAGGTTTCGCTCCAAGATTGCTGTAAAGAAATATTTAGAAATAGGGAGCATGAAAAAAACCAATTCTGCTTCCAAGGTAATG TCTGCAAAGAGGGGAACCAAAAAGAAAGTGATGGGCTTGGATCTAAATCTTCCATTAGCGTAG